In the genome of Labrus mixtus chromosome 21, fLabMix1.1, whole genome shotgun sequence, one region contains:
- the sbk1 gene encoding serine/threonine-protein kinase SBK1, which yields MQDHGGERQVASSLPHSVKASLSLSPSGPGRVGSGGGSPTSKMGYCGGVPVEDMQALAITSLSAADVAKQYEHIRELGKGTYGKVDLVAHRTQGTKMALKFVTKNKTKLKSFLREYSLTGSLSCSPFIIKVLDVLFETEDSYVFGQEYAPAGDLFDIIPPQVGLPEEMVKRCMQQLGLALDFMHSKNLVHRDVKPENVLLFDRECRRIKLADFGMTRRVGCRVKRVSGTIPYTAPEVCRASRAEGFLVTTSLDVWAFGVLVFCMLTGNFPWEAALPADAFYEEFRRWQKAGCPVGTYPSQWRRFTDDALRMFQRLLTAEPEKRCGVKDVFCFVKYELVSELRRRASCRAKRGERSASGVCTGSCTSSSTSTTSRSSHRHPEPSTPPGTSCLRPAPLKRSVLSDPLSPREESGPHQSPGRDKNKSQMVMATAIEICV from the exons ATGCAGGAccatggaggagagagacaggtcgCCAGCAG TCTGCCGCACAGCGTCAAGGCGAGCCTATCCCTATCTCCATCTGGGCCCGGACGGGTGGGTAGCGGTGGGGGCTCCCCTACGTCCAAAATGGGCTACTGCGGAGGAGTTCCTGTGGAGGACATGCAAGCCTTGGCCATCacctctctgtctgcagcagatGTAGCCAAACAGTATGAGCACATCAGAGAGCTGGGGAAGGGCACATACGGGAAAGTGGACCTGGTGGCTCATCGGACACAAG GCACCAAAATGGCCTTGAAGTTTGTCACCAAGAACAAGACAAAGCTCAAAAGTTTCCTGCGGGAGTACAGTCTAACAGGCTCACTTAGCTGCAGCCCTTTCATCATCAAAGTCCTGGACGTCCTGTTTGAGACGGAGGACAGCTACGTGTTTGGACAGGAATACGCTCCAGCTGGGGACCTCTTTGACATCATCCCCCCACAG GTGGGTCTTCCAGAGGAAATGGTCAAACGCTGCATGCAGCAGCTGGGCTTGGCCCTGGACTTCATGCACAGTAAAAACTTGGTGCATCGGGATGTCAAACCGGAGAACGTGCTGCTATTTGACCGTGAGTGCCGCCGCATCAAGCTAGCTGACTTCGGCATGACGAGGAGAGTGGGCTGCCGCGTGAAGAGGGTTAGTGGCACCATCCCCTACACGGCGCCAGAGGTGTGCCGGGCGAGCCGCGCTGAGGGTTTCCTCGTGACTACCAGTCTGGATGTGTGGGCGTTCGGCGTGCTGGTCTTCTGTATGCTGACAGGAAATTTCCCGTGGGAAGCAGCGCTGCCGGCCGACGCCTTTTATGAAGAGTTTCGGCGTTGGCAGAAAGCGGGATGTCCGGTGGGAACATATCCATCTCAGTGGCGCCGCTTCACTGATGATGCCTTGCGCATGTTTCAAAGGCTGCTCACCGCCGAGCCGGAAAAACGCTGCGGGGTCAAAGACGTCTTCTGCTTTGTCAAGTACGAGCTGGTCAGCGAGCTCAGGCGAAGAGCGTCCTGCAGAGCCAAGAGGGGCGAGAGGTCAGCCTCTGGAGTTTGCACCGGCAGTTGCACTTCCTCCTCGACCTCCACCACGTCCCGTTCCTCCCACAGACACCCCGAGCCCTCAACCCCTCCAGGGACGTCGTGCCTGCGCCCGGCGCCACTCAAACGCAGTGTCCTCTCCGACCCGTTGTCTCCCAGAGAAGAGTCTGGACCGCACCAGTCTCCAGGCCGAGACAAGAACAAAAGCCAGATGGTGATGGCGACTGCCATCGAAATCTGTGTGTGA